The proteins below are encoded in one region of Metabacillus dongyingensis:
- the galU gene encoding UTP--glucose-1-phosphate uridylyltransferase GalU yields MKKVRKAIIPAAGLGTRFLPATKAMPKEMLPIVDKPTIQYIIEEAIESGIEDIIIVTGKGKRAIEDHFDHNFELEQNLMGKGKFDLLEKVQHSSEINLHFIRQKEPKGLGHAVWCARKFVGDEPFAVLLGDDIVEAETPCLKQLINEYEKTGSSVIGVQSVAEDQSHRYGIIDPLEKDGKLYKVNRFVEKPAQGTAPSNLAIMGRYVITPEIFELLENQETGAGGEIQLTDAIQHLNEKQSVYAFDFEGTRYDVGEKLGFIKTTIEFSLKHEDIKDDMIRYMEDLLNVMKVKG; encoded by the coding sequence GTGAAAAAAGTTAGGAAAGCGATTATTCCAGCAGCGGGATTAGGGACACGTTTTTTACCAGCAACAAAAGCAATGCCTAAAGAAATGTTACCAATTGTGGACAAGCCTACGATTCAATACATAATTGAAGAGGCAATTGAGTCTGGGATTGAAGATATTATTATTGTGACAGGTAAAGGGAAACGTGCGATTGAAGATCATTTTGATCATAATTTTGAGCTTGAACAGAATTTAATGGGTAAAGGGAAATTTGACCTTTTAGAAAAAGTACAACATTCATCAGAAATTAATCTTCATTTTATACGCCAAAAAGAGCCAAAAGGATTAGGACATGCAGTATGGTGTGCTAGAAAGTTTGTTGGTGATGAGCCATTTGCGGTATTACTTGGTGATGATATTGTTGAAGCAGAAACTCCTTGTTTAAAGCAGTTAATTAATGAATATGAGAAAACGGGGTCTTCTGTGATTGGTGTTCAATCAGTTGCTGAAGATCAATCACATCGATATGGAATAATAGATCCGCTAGAAAAAGATGGAAAACTCTATAAAGTAAACCGTTTTGTAGAAAAACCTGCACAAGGAACAGCACCATCTAATCTAGCAATTATGGGCAGATACGTAATAACTCCCGAGATTTTTGAATTATTAGAAAATCAAGAAACAGGTGCGGGTGGAGAAATACAACTAACAGACGCTATTCAACACTTAAATGAGAAACAATCCGTATATGCTTTCGACTTTGAAGGTACTCGATATGATGTTGGTGAGAAGTTAGGATTTATTAAAACAACAATTGAGTTTTCCTTAAAACATGAGGATATTAAGGACGACATGATCAGATACATGGAAGACCTATTAAATGTAATGAAAGTTAAAGGGTAA
- a CDS encoding YveK family protein, whose product MEETISLKELFQTLKKRLSLIIIITAIAAATSGIISYFILTPIYQSSTQILVNQAKSDQQAFNPGEVQTNLQLINTYNVIIKSPVILDKVIQQLDLNMTSGQLNENVAVESEQNSQVVTISVQDEDPKQAAEIANAIAAIFQKEIATIMNVDNVSILSTADLGIDPSPIKPKPVLNIAIALVVGLMAGVGLAFLLEYLDNTIKNEQDIEKHLGLPVLGAITRIDMEQEMKDQKNAGNKITRTRGESIGS is encoded by the coding sequence ATGGAAGAAACAATCAGTTTGAAAGAACTGTTTCAAACCTTAAAGAAACGTCTTTCTCTCATCATTATTATCACGGCAATCGCCGCAGCCACTAGTGGAATCATTAGTTACTTTATTTTAACTCCTATCTATCAATCTTCTACCCAAATTCTCGTGAATCAAGCAAAAAGTGATCAGCAGGCATTTAATCCTGGAGAGGTGCAAACGAATCTTCAATTAATTAATACGTATAATGTGATTATTAAAAGTCCAGTGATTCTAGATAAAGTTATTCAACAATTAGATCTGAACATGACTAGCGGACAGCTAAATGAAAATGTAGCTGTAGAGAGTGAGCAAAATTCACAAGTTGTAACCATTTCTGTTCAAGATGAAGATCCAAAGCAAGCAGCAGAAATTGCAAATGCAATTGCAGCTATATTCCAAAAAGAAATAGCAACGATAATGAATGTAGATAACGTTAGCATTTTATCAACAGCTGATTTAGGTATCGATCCATCACCAATAAAACCAAAGCCGGTATTAAATATAGCTATTGCATTAGTTGTAGGTCTAATGGCAGGTGTGGGTTTAGCTTTCTTATTGGAATACTTAGATAACACAATTAAAAACGAGCAAGACATTGAAAAACACTTAGGCTTACCAGTTTTAGGAGCGATTACTCGCATAGATATGGAACAAGAAATGAAAGATCAAAAGAATGCAGGAAATAAGATAACAAGAACAAGAGGTGAGTCTATTGGCTCGTAA
- the ssb gene encoding single-stranded DNA-binding protein produces MINSVTLVGRLTKDPEMRYTAEGAPVANITLAVSRSFKNAAGDMDTDFVNCTLWRKTAENTANYCRKGSIVGVSGRIQTRNYENSEGRRVYVTEVVADSVRFMGGKTRELAVTEK; encoded by the coding sequence GTGATTAATTCAGTCACGCTGGTCGGACGCTTAACAAAAGACCCGGAAATGCGCTACACAGCGGAAGGGGCGCCTGTCGCCAATATCACACTCGCAGTGAGCCGGTCATTTAAAAATGCAGCGGGTGACATGGACACAGACTTCGTCAACTGCACCCTGTGGAGAAAAACGGCAGAAAACACAGCGAACTATTGCCGCAAGGGTTCAATCGTAGGCGTATCCGGGCGCATCCAGACCCGCAACTACGAAAACTCGGAAGGCAGGCGCGTCTATGTCACAGAAGTCGTCGCTGACTCCGTACGCTTCATGGGCGGCAAAACCCGTGAGCTTGCAGTAACAGAAAAATAA
- a CDS encoding YwpF-like family protein → MKTFRLVGLTIEVQGENGARLEEIPLSDGLIINKEDGENHWMIEALLQKEHRSYFETLSQKKNELHIYVTISKKTNKPAEIVAKIKSIMVLEEHISVLFEGRMLARKAKNEPEKLLEDLLTKGLHGEDLKKAFKQKLKEQRELNVKKSPQT, encoded by the coding sequence ATGAAAACGTTTAGACTCGTAGGGCTGACAATTGAAGTGCAAGGAGAAAACGGTGCTCGTTTAGAAGAAATCCCCTTATCGGACGGACTGATCATCAACAAAGAAGACGGGGAAAATCATTGGATGATTGAGGCTCTTTTACAAAAGGAACACCGCTCATACTTTGAAACACTCTCGCAAAAGAAAAATGAACTGCATATTTATGTAACAATTTCCAAAAAAACAAACAAACCCGCCGAGATCGTGGCGAAGATTAAATCCATCATGGTCCTGGAAGAACATATTTCTGTCTTATTTGAGGGGCGGATGCTCGCGCGAAAAGCAAAGAACGAGCCTGAAAAATTGCTTGAGGATTTGCTGACAAAAGGTTTGCACGGTGAAGACCTAAAGAAGGCTTTCAAACAAAAGCTAAAAGAACAAAGAGAATTAAACGTGAAAAAGTCCCCTCAAACGTGA
- a CDS encoding UDP-glucose dehydrogenase family protein, with protein MKIAVVGTGYVGLVTGTCLSEIGHTVTCIDIDQEKVNKMREGISPIYEPGLDELMKKNIQGRRLFFTTNHNEGFEEADVIYIAVGTPEKEDGSANLSFVEQVAKDIATHVKTDVVVVTKSTVPVGTNDWIKEVIQNNLVHNVKVDLVSNPEFLREGAAIYDSFNGDRIVVGASNESAASIIEEINKPFGIPVFKTNVRSAEMIKYAANAFLATKISFINEVSNICEKVGANVEDVANGMGQDSRIGSQFLNAGIGYGGSCFPKDTKALIQIAGNVEYDFDLLKGVVRVNQKQQEILLDKLNKRFNSLEGKKVAVLGLAFKPNTDDMREAASIVITKHLVEKGAHVVAYDPVAKENATKILDSNVKYATNTVDALKDADVALILTEWNEFKDLEIGTFVENMKLPVIFDGRNCYDPKIVENYFVEYHSMGRPSVKNLQLLNV; from the coding sequence ATGAAAATCGCAGTAGTAGGAACTGGATATGTTGGATTAGTGACAGGTACTTGCTTATCTGAAATTGGACATACAGTTACATGCATTGATATTGATCAAGAGAAAGTAAACAAAATGCGTGAAGGTATATCTCCAATCTATGAACCAGGTTTAGATGAATTAATGAAAAAGAATATACAAGGAAGAAGATTGTTCTTTACAACAAATCATAATGAAGGATTTGAAGAGGCTGACGTAATTTATATTGCGGTGGGTACTCCAGAAAAAGAAGATGGTTCGGCTAATCTATCATTTGTTGAGCAAGTAGCAAAAGATATTGCGACTCATGTTAAAACAGATGTAGTGGTAGTTACAAAAAGTACAGTCCCTGTAGGAACAAATGACTGGATCAAAGAAGTGATTCAAAACAATCTCGTTCATAATGTAAAAGTTGATCTTGTATCAAATCCTGAATTTTTACGTGAAGGTGCTGCAATCTATGATTCTTTTAATGGAGATAGAATTGTAGTTGGAGCAAGTAATGAAAGTGCAGCTAGTATTATAGAAGAAATTAATAAACCTTTTGGCATTCCTGTATTTAAAACGAATGTTCGAAGTGCTGAAATGATTAAATATGCGGCTAATGCTTTTCTTGCAACAAAAATTAGCTTTATTAATGAAGTCTCAAACATTTGTGAAAAAGTAGGAGCAAATGTAGAAGACGTTGCGAATGGAATGGGACAGGATAGTAGAATCGGTTCACAATTCTTAAACGCTGGAATTGGTTACGGTGGTTCTTGTTTCCCTAAAGATACAAAGGCACTTATCCAAATTGCGGGTAACGTAGAGTATGATTTTGATTTACTAAAAGGTGTTGTCAGAGTTAACCAAAAGCAACAAGAAATCCTCCTAGATAAATTGAACAAACGGTTTAACAGCTTAGAAGGAAAGAAAGTTGCAGTTTTAGGATTAGCATTTAAACCAAATACAGATGACATGAGAGAGGCAGCATCTATAGTTATTACGAAACATTTAGTTGAAAAAGGTGCGCATGTTGTAGCCTATGATCCAGTTGCTAAGGAGAATGCGACGAAAATATTAGATTCGAATGTGAAATATGCGACAAATACTGTTGATGCATTAAAAGATGCTGATGTTGCGTTGATTTTAACAGAATGGAATGAATTTAAAGATTTAGAAATAGGTACGTTTGTAGAAAATATGAAACTACCAGTAATATTTGATGGGCGTAATTGTTATGATCCTAAAATTGTTGAAAACTATTTTGTTGAATACCACTCAATGGGAAGACCTTCAGTTAAAAATTTACAGTTACTTAATGTTTGA
- a CDS encoding DEAD/DEAH box helicase, producing the protein MLNDLKISVHTEQIENFHFYVWCTTKDEKTLGTNHMRRYLFTWHESSFFGSLLEDVSYIGVPSVLLSPWMMVELIGKDTTNSLADIEYSGDAVPLIDAAEAIYDCIVNGEFMPDFERWKSGSFGWRDTAGELEGFTADWLSAAVSDLIERNPDLGRAWSDIVEAYTATEKFEGHFLDERDWLEKIGFLIDDAPFTIGLRLNEPDYDGDDWKLELFLRDRKNPDSFHLFQGLKDLPTPWRGYMDRIEREQQRFEEIVPWLSFQNGNTHITEDEAWLFLTSASETFVNTGVEILLPSWWQVVRDSKVMLKAKMSSAPRGQSFVGMNSLIDFNWRFATNGVEMSEEEFMGMVNDNRRLVNFKGQWIKLDPAFIKHVQSILKKAEKEGLHFSDILQQELADARDSDDEVLDSRAFANIHIELSRQMKSMLRQLTEITDIPKHDVPSTFHGDLRPYQQQGVDWLLFLRKFHFGACLADDMGLGKTIQMIAYFVYVLEHEKRETPFLIIAPTSVLGNWQKEIEKFAPSLKVHLHYGPNRAKGEDFNVSLADTDIVLTSYGLSHADHEEIASVAWSTICLDEAQNIKNAHTKQSRAIRKLKGQHHIALTGTPMENRLTELWSIFDFINTGFLGSLHSFHKRFVLPIEKDRDPAIIGNLQQLIKPFLLRRTKRDEQVALNLPEKQEQKEYIPLTVEQASLYEQLVKDTFDQVSQLAGMQRKALILKMLGKLKQICNHPALYLKEERAEAVTTRSHKIEKLLELVTAIREQDESCLIFTQYIGMGEMIQSLLEREFGEKVLFLNGSVAKNARDKMVEQFQNKEYSILILSLKAGGTGLNLTAANHVVHYDRWWNPAVENQATDRAYRIGQNRFVHVHKLITTGTIEEKIDGMLDKKQSLNDEIIQSESWITELSTDELEELFTLSMS; encoded by the coding sequence ATGCTGAATGATTTGAAGATCTCCGTCCATACGGAACAAATCGAGAATTTTCACTTTTACGTATGGTGCACAACGAAGGATGAGAAAACGCTCGGAACGAATCATATGCGGCGCTACTTGTTCACATGGCATGAATCCTCTTTCTTTGGATCGCTGCTGGAAGATGTGAGCTACATTGGGGTCCCTTCTGTTCTGCTTTCCCCATGGATGATGGTTGAGCTGATCGGAAAAGATACGACGAATTCGCTGGCTGATATCGAGTACAGCGGCGATGCTGTCCCGCTGATTGATGCAGCAGAGGCCATTTACGATTGCATTGTGAACGGCGAGTTTATGCCAGATTTTGAACGGTGGAAAAGTGGTTCTTTTGGATGGCGTGATACTGCTGGTGAGCTTGAAGGGTTTACAGCTGATTGGCTGTCTGCGGCTGTGAGCGATTTAATTGAGAGGAATCCGGATCTAGGGCGGGCATGGAGTGACATTGTTGAGGCTTATACCGCTACTGAAAAGTTTGAAGGTCATTTTCTTGACGAGCGCGACTGGCTGGAGAAGATTGGCTTCTTAATTGATGATGCTCCGTTTACGATTGGCCTGCGGTTAAACGAGCCTGATTATGATGGCGACGATTGGAAGCTTGAGCTGTTTTTACGGGACCGAAAGAACCCGGATTCGTTTCATCTATTTCAGGGGCTAAAGGATTTGCCGACTCCTTGGCGAGGTTATATGGACCGGATTGAACGCGAGCAGCAGCGCTTTGAGGAAATTGTGCCGTGGCTTTCTTTTCAAAATGGAAACACGCATATTACCGAGGATGAGGCGTGGCTCTTTTTAACAAGTGCGAGTGAAACGTTTGTAAATACCGGTGTCGAGATTCTCCTGCCATCATGGTGGCAGGTTGTCCGTGATTCAAAGGTGATGCTGAAGGCGAAGATGTCGTCGGCCCCGCGTGGACAATCCTTTGTCGGCATGAACTCGCTGATTGATTTCAACTGGCGCTTTGCGACGAATGGCGTGGAAATGAGCGAGGAAGAATTCATGGGGATGGTGAATGATAACCGCCGTCTTGTGAATTTTAAAGGACAGTGGATTAAGTTAGACCCTGCTTTTATCAAGCATGTGCAGTCGATTTTGAAAAAGGCGGAAAAAGAAGGTCTGCATTTTTCCGATATTCTGCAGCAGGAGCTGGCTGACGCACGTGATAGTGATGATGAGGTTCTTGATTCAAGAGCATTTGCGAATATTCATATTGAGCTTAGCCGACAGATGAAGTCGATGCTTCGTCAGCTTACGGAGATAACGGATATTCCGAAGCACGATGTTCCTTCGACGTTTCACGGTGACCTTCGTCCTTATCAGCAGCAAGGCGTTGACTGGCTGCTGTTTCTCCGGAAGTTCCATTTTGGAGCTTGTTTAGCGGACGATATGGGTCTCGGGAAAACGATACAGATGATCGCTTATTTTGTTTATGTATTAGAACACGAAAAACGAGAAACACCATTTTTAATCATTGCTCCAACTTCGGTTCTCGGTAACTGGCAGAAGGAAATTGAGAAGTTTGCTCCTAGTTTGAAGGTTCATCTTCATTACGGTCCTAATCGGGCAAAGGGTGAAGATTTTAATGTATCGCTTGCCGATACGGATATTGTTTTGACGTCTTACGGCCTGTCTCACGCCGACCATGAAGAGATTGCTTCTGTTGCGTGGAGCACGATTTGTTTAGATGAAGCGCAGAATATTAAAAATGCGCACACTAAGCAGTCCCGTGCGATTCGGAAATTGAAGGGCCAGCATCATATTGCCCTGACAGGAACTCCAATGGAAAATCGCTTAACGGAATTGTGGTCGATTTTTGATTTTATCAATACAGGATTTCTTGGCAGTTTGCATAGTTTCCATAAGCGATTTGTGCTGCCGATTGAGAAGGATCGGGATCCGGCGATTATCGGAAACTTGCAGCAGCTGATTAAGCCGTTCCTGCTGCGCCGGACGAAGCGTGATGAACAGGTTGCGCTGAATCTGCCTGAGAAGCAGGAGCAGAAAGAGTATATCCCGCTTACGGTTGAGCAGGCATCTCTTTATGAACAGCTCGTTAAGGATACCTTTGATCAGGTGTCACAGCTTGCTGGAATGCAGCGGAAGGCTTTGATTTTGAAGATGCTCGGAAAGCTGAAGCAGATCTGTAATCATCCGGCACTTTATTTGAAAGAGGAACGTGCGGAAGCAGTGACGACCCGCTCTCATAAAATTGAGAAGCTGCTTGAGCTTGTGACGGCGATTCGGGAGCAGGATGAAAGCTGTTTGATTTTCACGCAGTATATTGGCATGGGCGAGATGATTCAATCCCTGCTTGAGCGTGAGTTTGGAGAGAAAGTCTTGTTCTTAAACGGCAGTGTGGCAAAAAATGCGCGCGATAAGATGGTGGAGCAGTTCCAGAATAAAGAGTATTCGATTTTGATCTTGTCACTGAAAGCTGGAGGAACTGGTTTGAACTTAACCGCTGCGAACCATGTCGTTCATTATGACCGCTGGTGGAACCCTGCTGTTGAGAACCAGGCTACAGACCGTGCATACCGCATAGGGCAGAATCGTTTCGTTCACGTGCATAAGCTGATTACTACAGGAACTATTGAAGAGAAAATCGATGGCATGCTGGATAAAAAGCAATCGCTGAACGATGAAATTATTCAAAGCGAGAGCTGGATCACAGAGCTGTCCACAGACGAACTGGAAGAGCTCTTCACCCTCTCCATGAGCTAG
- a CDS encoding tyrosine-protein phosphatase: MIDIHSHILPEVDDGADSLEESIQIAKAAVIEGITTIIATPHHQNGKYINNKQNILEKVEKLNLSLKKENVPLTILPGQESRIHGDLLIELENDLILPLNHTNYVFIELPSGHVPRYTEQMLFDIQMKGLTPIIVHPERNSEIIENPDLLYKLVSKGALTQITASSLTGHFGKNIKKFTLQLIESQLTHFLASDVHSLKNRPFRLANGYGVLNHEFGSDAVYLFKENAELLIKNLTVYRMDPSRIKKKKFLGIF, translated from the coding sequence ATGATTGATATTCATTCACATATTTTACCTGAAGTAGATGATGGGGCTGACAGTTTAGAAGAATCAATTCAAATTGCTAAAGCAGCTGTTATTGAGGGTATTACAACTATTATTGCAACACCCCATCATCAAAATGGAAAATACATTAACAATAAACAGAACATTCTCGAAAAAGTCGAAAAACTAAATCTATCATTAAAAAAAGAAAATGTTCCTCTAACCATTTTGCCAGGGCAGGAATCAAGAATTCATGGAGATCTGCTGATTGAACTGGAAAATGATCTTATTCTGCCACTAAACCACACAAACTACGTATTTATTGAGCTGCCTTCTGGACATGTACCTAGATATACAGAACAAATGCTATTTGACATCCAAATGAAGGGCCTCACGCCAATCATCGTCCATCCTGAACGAAATTCAGAAATTATAGAAAATCCGGATCTTTTGTACAAGCTAGTAAGCAAGGGAGCACTTACTCAAATCACAGCTTCAAGCCTAACGGGTCATTTTGGAAAGAACATCAAAAAATTCACGCTGCAGCTCATTGAATCTCAGCTGACCCATTTCTTAGCCTCGGACGTTCACAGCCTTAAAAATCGTCCATTTCGACTGGCTAATGGATATGGTGTTCTTAATCATGAATTTGGATCTGATGCAGTATACCTTTTTAAAGAAAACGCAGAGTTACTGATTAAGAATTTGACAGTTTATAGAATGGATCCAAGCAGAATCAAAAAGAAAAAGTTTTTGGGTATTTTTTAA
- a CDS encoding nuclease-related domain-containing protein, which yields MIKKEKQLPVKIQKLQALLRRLLQNHIIRAKIEEEYAKSMAGYRGEQSIDYHLLPLSSKEFLVLHDIRLLNKEHYFQLDIVILTRSYILILEVKNMSGTLCFDQTFKQLIRTLNGREEAFPDPILQVRRQQKNLQTWLSEHNYPSMPLHSYIVISNPAAILKTIPNYSETVLKKVLHAGSLQDKIRLLDNRYKDQILTIKDLNKLSRQLIKHHSPNNPDLLQQFQLSRSDLITGVHCTQCFSIPMKKISGSWVCKKCMFTSKEAYIASLNDYALLLGPTITNKEIRQFLRISSMSSASKLLTVLNLHHTGSYKNRKYQLPILK from the coding sequence TTGATAAAAAAAGAAAAACAATTACCTGTAAAAATTCAAAAGCTGCAGGCTTTACTAAGGAGGCTGCTCCAGAACCATATAATAAGAGCTAAAATTGAAGAGGAGTATGCTAAAAGTATGGCGGGGTATCGCGGTGAACAGTCAATTGATTATCATTTGCTACCGTTATCAAGTAAAGAGTTCCTTGTGCTGCACGATATTAGACTGCTGAATAAAGAACATTATTTTCAATTAGATATTGTGATCCTAACTAGATCCTATATTCTAATTCTTGAAGTCAAAAACATGAGTGGAACGCTATGTTTCGATCAGACATTTAAACAACTAATACGAACACTAAATGGACGAGAAGAAGCATTCCCTGATCCAATTCTTCAAGTAAGGCGCCAACAGAAAAATCTTCAAACATGGCTGTCTGAACACAATTACCCCAGTATGCCGCTGCATTCTTATATCGTCATCAGCAATCCCGCAGCTATTCTTAAAACCATTCCAAACTACTCAGAAACAGTATTGAAAAAAGTGTTACATGCAGGATCACTCCAAGATAAAATTCGTTTACTGGATAATCGGTATAAAGATCAGATTTTAACAATTAAGGATTTAAATAAGCTGTCAAGGCAACTTATTAAACACCACTCACCAAATAACCCGGATCTACTTCAACAATTTCAACTATCAAGGTCAGATTTAATAACAGGTGTTCATTGCACACAATGCTTTTCAATCCCGATGAAAAAAATTAGCGGAAGCTGGGTTTGCAAAAAATGCATGTTCACATCTAAAGAAGCTTATATCGCCTCTTTGAATGATTACGCTTTGTTACTTGGGCCGACCATTACAAATAAAGAAATAAGGCAGTTTCTAAGAATCTCTTCAATGAGCTCTGCGTCTAAATTATTAACTGTACTAAACCTCCACCACACAGGCTCCTATAAAAACCGCAAATACCAGCTCCCCATTTTAAAATAA
- a CDS encoding CpsD/CapB family tyrosine-protein kinase gives MARKDRKQMFQLQSRSLVSMTTPKSPIAEQYRTIRTNIQFSTVDEEICSMIVTSAGPGEGKSTTAANLAVVFAQQGKKVLLIDGDLRKPTGHHTFKVDNHVGLTNILTKQSTLSQAAKYTDQDNLFILTSGPIPPNPSELLASKGMKQLIEDAKGEYDFVLFDTPPVLAVTDAQILSNAVDGVVLVVSSGKTELESAKKAKDALEQAQAKILGTVLNNKKQQDNQYYYYASK, from the coding sequence TTGGCTCGTAAAGACCGAAAGCAAATGTTTCAATTACAAAGCAGAAGTTTAGTTTCGATGACAACACCTAAATCGCCAATAGCTGAACAATATCGCACAATCCGCACGAATATACAATTCTCAACGGTAGATGAAGAAATTTGCTCTATGATTGTTACCTCTGCTGGTCCCGGTGAGGGAAAATCAACAACTGCAGCAAATCTTGCAGTAGTATTTGCTCAACAGGGTAAAAAAGTCCTCTTAATAGATGGAGATCTGCGAAAGCCTACTGGCCACCATACATTTAAAGTTGATAATCATGTAGGACTTACGAATATATTAACTAAACAATCTACCTTAAGCCAAGCTGCAAAATATACAGATCAGGATAATCTGTTTATTTTGACTAGTGGACCCATTCCTCCTAACCCTTCAGAGCTTTTAGCATCTAAAGGGATGAAACAGCTGATTGAAGATGCTAAAGGAGAGTATGATTTCGTCTTATTTGATACTCCACCAGTGCTTGCGGTAACGGATGCACAAATTCTCTCGAATGCGGTTGATGGAGTTGTCCTTGTTGTAAGCAGCGGGAAAACAGAGTTAGAATCAGCTAAAAAGGCAAAGGATGCTTTAGAGCAAGCGCAGGCTAAAATTCTTGGAACAGTCCTTAACAACAAAAAGCAACAGGATAATCAATATTATTATTACGCATCAAAATAA
- a CDS encoding SWIM zinc finger family protein, which yields MLQHELDKELILHAGEELQDQLSPELEDDRNLVKKGLMLYRQSSVYNVKIDGHTVSANVQDVTPVRVVLELDFFTMSSCSCPADFPCRHVMASFLYLYASVERVGTYMDAWNAKTQQAILAQLKPASQMIPSVSWNDDSLSSWLSFFEFEYKRWAQNRPRSIQQIQSLYNHYYPVLKKKAPKNADLRRFYTIHANLTTLFYMLRLLNETKPNDHLLHHVYHSYFEECIESITYELREMRKFALPFSLDSLFEESIEVFHQLLDVSSYLQFERISLYRALWIGLLNRKKWIEREVDWLNEQLSERDVPEYRLALIHMDFLQGDDDALFEKMKVFNDGAFPILYDWVGDLVSRKNWKRAAKWFTYLLGKSDAFLNSDIPYEEKRRSIRFFLDMLSEYSTQTKDERLYENACRNLLPFSYAEYHHFLVNRKQFRTWAELHLLLGFELYEIDRDLLKMIEKESPESLLTIYHHAIRQEIALRTRTNYKLAVRYLKKVRTLYKKIKNETQFEIYLEKLSHEHRRLRAFQEELKRGKLIHAE from the coding sequence ATGCTTCAGCATGAACTGGATAAAGAGTTGATTCTGCATGCGGGTGAAGAGCTGCAGGATCAGCTTTCGCCTGAGTTAGAAGACGATCGCAATCTTGTTAAAAAAGGGCTGATGCTGTATCGGCAGAGCAGCGTGTACAACGTTAAAATAGATGGACACACAGTGAGCGCCAATGTGCAGGATGTAACGCCTGTTCGGGTTGTGCTTGAGCTTGATTTTTTTACGATGAGTTCATGTTCCTGTCCTGCAGATTTCCCCTGCCGTCATGTTATGGCATCTTTTCTCTATTTATATGCAAGCGTCGAACGAGTCGGTACATATATGGACGCTTGGAATGCCAAGACGCAGCAGGCGATTCTTGCCCAGCTGAAGCCAGCCAGCCAAATGATACCGTCTGTGAGCTGGAACGATGATTCGCTTTCAAGCTGGCTATCGTTTTTTGAGTTTGAATATAAGCGCTGGGCTCAAAATCGGCCGCGCAGCATTCAGCAGATTCAAAGCTTGTACAACCATTACTATCCCGTGTTGAAGAAGAAGGCTCCGAAAAATGCGGACCTCAGACGGTTTTATACTATACATGCAAACCTTACGACATTGTTCTACATGCTTCGTCTACTTAATGAGACGAAACCAAATGATCATTTGTTACACCATGTTTATCATTCTTATTTTGAAGAGTGTATTGAATCCATTACATACGAGCTTCGGGAGATGCGGAAATTCGCGTTGCCTTTCTCTCTGGACTCACTTTTTGAGGAGAGCATCGAAGTTTTTCATCAGCTGCTTGATGTCAGCAGTTATTTGCAGTTTGAACGGATCAGTCTTTACCGTGCTCTTTGGATCGGTCTGCTTAATCGGAAGAAGTGGATTGAGCGAGAGGTTGACTGGCTGAATGAGCAGTTAAGTGAACGGGATGTTCCTGAATATCGTCTTGCTTTGATTCATATGGATTTCCTGCAGGGTGATGATGATGCTTTGTTTGAGAAGATGAAAGTCTTTAATGATGGAGCTTTTCCGATTTTGTATGACTGGGTTGGCGATCTTGTTTCCCGGAAAAATTGGAAACGTGCTGCGAAATGGTTTACGTATTTGCTTGGGAAATCGGATGCTTTTTTAAATAGTGACATTCCATATGAAGAAAAGCGCCGTTCGATTCGTTTTTTCCTTGATATGCTGTCAGAGTATTCGACTCAGACCAAGGATGAACGGCTGTATGAGAATGCCTGCCGCAATCTTCTTCCATTTAGCTACGCAGAGTATCATCATTTTCTCGTGAACCGTAAGCAATTCAGAACATGGGCAGAGCTGCATTTGCTGCTTGGGTTTGAATTGTATGAGATTGACCGTGATTTGTTAAAGATGATAGAGAAGGAAAGTCCTGAGTCGCTGCTGACCATATATCACCATGCGATACGCCAGGAGATCGCTCTCAGGACGCGAACGAATTATAAGCTTGCGGTGCGCTATTTAAAGAAAGTGCGTACGTTATATAAGAAGATAAAGAATGAAACGCAATTTGAAATCTATCTTGAAAAGCTTTCACATGAGCACCGGCGCCTGCGTGCTTTTCAAGAGGAGCTTAAGAGAGGAAAGTTGATTCATGCTGAATGA